The genomic region CGACATGGTGAGCTCATTCGTCCTCAAGGTGCCAAAGGTGGAGAGCCGATGCGCCTCCCCTCCTGGGATTCTACTGGACAAGGAAGATGGAGACAGCCTGAGCCTCACTGAGAACGATATGCACGGCCAAACCTCATCTAATAGCGGTGGAAATTCTTGTAATCAGCAGCCCTTGGATCTGTCGAACTCCGTCAGTAGGAGGAGGGACAGCTCGACGAAGGTGCTGGGGGATTCAGCTCTGGATTTAAGCTTTCATCGGAAGAGCAACGCTGAGCTTGAATCCAAGGGAAGTCCAGCTCCACAGCCCCCGACAAAAAAGAGAAAGCCAAACACCAGTATGCTTGAAAAAGTGCTGATGAATGAGTATTTAGGTCTGCCTTTGCCAGGAGAGGAGGGACCCTCAGCCATACCCAATTTAAACTGTTTCCCCACTCGCTCTCCAAACGTTGCTTTAGAAACGCCCCACCCCTCCCCACCCTCTTTGACCCCTGTCACCATGAACCCCTCTTCCCCTGGCAACTCCAGTATGACATCTCCTACTCCGCCTCCACCTCTACTGCCTACCATACCTTCTCCACCGGCTATGCCTAGCTCGCCTCTTTCTCAACCTTTAGACTCCCCTGCTGCGAGACCTCTTCCTGTCCTCTCACCGAAAATGTCTCCGAGATCAGCTGAAGACGTGTCAGAATCGGAGGAGAATTTGTTTGCTGAAGAAAACAAAGAAGAGGAAGATAACCATATATCTAAGCCACTGGACTCCCCAAACACTCCACTTAAAGATCCTCTCAATAGTTCGTCGGCATCAAGCCCTCCTGAGTCGACATCAGTAGATCTGTCCACTACGGAGGATGTTTCTTTGACTTGCAACAGTCTGTTAAATAACAGAATTAACCAAAACCAAGACTCGGAAGCAGAGAAATCTCTTCCTGCTTCTCCAGAATCCACATCTCCCTCATCATCTCCTCCCCCTGCCTCACAAGATCCATCACCATCACTGGTTTCACAGGCCTTGCCTCAGATTAAGATAAAAGAGCCTCAGCACTGCACAGATGAGCTGCCAGTTATGAATCACGCACCTCAGGATGAAGTCAACTCTTCACCTCACTCTCCCAATAAACCGTCTGATAAAACCTCGGAGGCAGAAAAGGTTGACTCGGCATACTGCAAGACTTTTGTGTGTAACGTCTGCGAGGAGCCGTTCAACTCCATCAAGGAGCTCAGTGGACATATCACGGAGCACGCTGCTGATTGGCCCTTCAAGTGTGAATTCTGTGTGCAGCTGTTTGAAGACGCCCCGGCCCTGCTGGCTCACCGCTCGGCACTACACGGAGTGGGCAGGATCTGTGTGTGCTCTGTTTGTTCCAAGGAGTTTGCATTTCTCTCTAACCTCGAGCAGCACCAAAAAGATCTGCATCCAAGCGAGACGTGTTCACACACCACTGTGGAGAGCGGCAAGCTTAGGCCACAGAACTACACGGATCCATCCAGAGCCAAAGAGGAGAGCAGTCCCTCAACACCAGCACCAGAGACAATAAATGAATCTGCTCCACACAGTGATGCTGATGTAGCAAAAGAAGAGCCCGATATTAATGGCAATCATGCAGAAGAGGTGGCGGAGGACCCCAATGAGGAGCTGTACACTACAATAAAGATCATGGCCTCAGAAGGAGGCAAGCCTAAAGGCCCTGATGTTCGCCTCGGCATTAACCAACACTACCCCAGTTATAAACCCCCACCCTTTCCTTATCATAGCCGTTCCCATGCTGGCTCTGTAGCCTCGGCCACGAACTTCACCACCCACAACATACCACAAACTTTCAGCACTGCCATACGCTGCACCAAGTGTGGCAACAGCTTCGACAACATGCCCGAACTGCACAAGCATATTTTGGCTTGTGCCACTGCTAGTGATAAAAAACGCTACACTCCCAAGAAAAACCCCATCCCCCTCAAGCAAATAGTAAAGAGTCCCAACGGAGTGGTGTCGCCCTCAGCAGCCATCGCAGGTCAGAGTCCTTTCCGTAGGATGGGTCAGCCAAAGAGACTGAACTTTAATCAAGATAATGGTAAAACAAAAATGAGTGCGCTCAGTAAGAAGAAAAACCAGCTGGTCCAGAAGGCAATTTCAcagaaaaacaaagctgccactACTGCAAAGAAGGCTATTGTTAAGGTTGAAGAAGAGCAGGCCTCTAATGTTTGCCCCCACTGCAGTCGGGAGTTTACTTATCCTGCAAGTCTCAATAAACATATGGCAGTCAGCTGTCCCATGAAGCCTGTTGTTAAAAGAGGCAAGAAAGGTCTAGCTGAGGTGAAAAAGGAGCCAGTGTCTGCGGTTGATAAAAACATGAATCTTAGAAAGAAAGCTTCAGACTGTGAAATACCGCAGGCAGAGCCGGAGCCCAAACCTCTGGGAAAGACCAGAGCCCGTAGCTCGGTGGCAGCGGACCCCGAACCCTCTCAGACAAGCAAGGCAAAACCTGCGGCTGCGCTGGGCAAACTAAAGAGGCCTGCCTCCTTCCCAGTGCCAGTTTCTGCCAgcaagaaaacaaaaaagagtcaAGCTCAGTCTCTCCCTCCCACCCCCTCAGACCCAGACACTCCCAGCGAAGCAGCGCCACAACGGCCAGCCATGAGGATGCAGCGCATGGGCAAAGAGGCAGCACCCAAGAGATTATCAGAGGCCAAATCTCCACCACAGCCGAAGAAAGAGGAGCGGTTCTCCCTTCGAACGAGAGTAGGGGGTCCGGTCACCAGGAGACAGATGGTCAACACAGCTCCTTCTGCTGAGGTGAAAGCAGAAGAGTCACCAATTCAAGAGCCAAAAGAGACTCAGGTGAGACATCGCCCATTTCTTTGACATTTAaaaaccaacaacaacaaaaacatagtTTGTctactagggctgctcgattatggcaaaaatcataatctcgatttatttgggtcaataattgtaattgcgataattaaatatgattattcattgacttatgaaaaaatatgtgaacagtatgtttttaacagtttatTACCCTGAacgttaagtataattcaactgaaaaacccaaaaagttatatatttaaaaaaaaataaaaaatcgttttatttcgattacgttgttttcgtaatcgttgcaagccataatcgtaatcgcgatttaaaataagattaattgagcagccctattgTCTACCAAAATAATCACGATcaccacatttttttaaatgcaaaatCTCCTGCTCAGTTTGTCAACATTCTGTAATTCTTTAACAAAGTTAAAtggaatataaaaataaatagattATTGGTGCTGGTTTCAGATAAACAAGTGGATAAAGTAGTTCCTCATGGGTTCATATTTGAAAATTAAACTTTGGTTATGCCTGATTAAAGTCCCGTACTGAAACgttttaataaatacattttttaaagttaAACAGTGGGATGGAGCTGACtcacagaaacatgttttttcacCTGTCAAGCTGTAATCTTCACACTTTGACATTTGAGTTTTGAATTTATGAACAAATTATGAAAGCATGTTAACGTGCCATGTGTCATACATTTTGTATCTTTTTCTTTCTGTGATAGTCTGTACTATCATTGCAACTTTACATAGCTCTTTGTTGATCAGCTTGTGTTGTGTTGCAGGAGGTGCTGATGAAGTGAGCTCTGTGGACACTTTGAAGCTCTTCCTGGGTCACTGGTGCTCACCTCTCAGGCAACGCTCTGGACTAATCACGGCACTGACAGCACTGAGGGAGACCTCTGTGGTGGGCTTTTTCACTCATAGCAAGTGAAGTCTGCTTCTCTTAACTGCCTTTGCTGGATTTAAGGAGGGAACTCTTTATCTTCCACCGATCTTCTGAACTGAACTGAACTGAGCCTCAATTTTAGCCAGCCTtgcaaaaaaaggaaaaataaacTGTAAATGACAATGAGTTAATATATACAATACGTGTCATAACTTGACCCAAAACAGTAAAATTAGGGCTCCGTTATGTTGGGAAGCTGATATATTGCAAATGGCAATCATGTATCAGTTAGGGTTGGGGAAAGTTGTTTATTCTTTTGTTCTGTATTTTTCCCTTTTTGTTGATTAGATTTTTGGATGCTTCCAGAGTCTCTTAATGCATGTGCAGAATAGAGTATAAACTAGATTAAGCCAATTTCCATGTCTCTCCCTATGGGCACCTACTTCAGTTTATACATGATTTGCAAAGTATGTATGTTTTGATTTAAATTTCTGTAGTCATTATGTAGATTATATCTTTATTGGCATATTTTGTTTGGGAAACAAAAATGAAAATGGCAGTTAATCACTGCAACAATTGGTCCTCAGGAACACTGTATATGTGTGTGGTAAGTATGTGTATGATTATAGTTGGATGTGTGGCCTGACAGCTATTCCTTTGGATAAATCTCAAGTTTGTCTCATGTTTTTACTTGCCGTCTCATACTCTTGTTTATCTGACGTTGGCAGTTAATTCCAGTTGTAAAATGATGGGAATTGTGTTGTAGTTTCCTTAAAATATTGTCCTTCTTGAAAATAACTTTTTAATATCACTCATTGAGCCCAGTGTTTCTCACAGCACTTTAAAACAACCTGCCAAAATGTCTAGCTGGATCAATACGATTGGCTTACTTAAGCGTGAATAATGGAATGTATTCAGGTCTGTTGCACTTTGCAGACCCTGGTAATTTGCACCAAATTGGTTCAAATCATTAATCTGAATTCAAATACAACTTGAACAGCAATCGAATCTCGACGTTTTTGGCCCCTGTAATAATTTTACACAAAAAATGACACGAACAACTTTTTGTATCCCATATGCACGAAAACTCAAATCCTCAAATACGTTGAATGCAGCCGTGTTTTTATTCTTCTCTTTGTCCGTTGGACGTGTGAAAAGTTGTTTcatgtgttgtttttctttacAAGAGACGTGTCACCGTAATGTAACTAAACCTTCATTCATCTTAGGATAAAGTCATCATTGTGAGTTCATCTATTTCGTAATTCTGTACCAATCAAATGCTTTATATTTTTGATTTATATTATCCTGTAGTCACCACAATTGCTCACCCTTTTCCATATTCATAATCAGTACCACAGAGATGGCAGACACACAGCCAGTGCTTAACCGCTTGTAGCATGTTATGGAAAAAGTAAATTGAACAATATGATTTGAAGCTAATTTATATTTCCACGAGAAATCTTCAAGTTTGCCTTTCAGCATCAAGATTATGTATTTAAGGATGAACAAAGACAACAATCCCGAATGACCTCAAGTAAAACATTGCTGtaattgatataataaaaaaaggtTTTTCAATTTGTGTAAAGGtttcaattgtttttgttacaggtTTTCCATATACCTGAATAAGAGATTGAATCCAAGCAGATATAAATTGAATGGGTATGAATTGTCTTCTAACATTGATCCAGTTCCAATTCCACTCATTAAATGTCCATACTCTTTGTAAAAGGAGTTTTGAAGTTAATGATAGTGTGTACATTATTATGATGTAGTTTACTGGTTGTGTAAAAATCTGTCTCGGACACCTAAGGGCTATTTAATCACCGAGtcttcttttatttttaatataataGATGAGGCTGCTCTGCGGCTATAATAAAGTTTTTACAGATTACATTTGCTGATTGTCTTCTCAATTTACAGCCTCTCACGGTTCTTCTGAGATATGAAAAAGGAATTTTAGTTTCTTATTTTTTCCATTGCGATGCGATATAACTTAGTAGTTAAACATACATCTGAATTTAAGTCATTGCCTTTACGCTGCAGGTTGGCGAGCTGCTGGCCATCGTCAACTTGCTAGTTGCTGCAAGATCTGTATCTATTTTGGGAGCAGTGCACTTGAGGTTGATATGTGAGTCGTGCAGTACGTTACATTCTTACATCTGCTGTGTAGCTTCACTTGTGTAAAGGGACAAAGCAGCAAATCGGCAGGTGTATTTTGTCATCCACAGATATTATCTTTCAAAAATATgagaatataatatataaaggaGCAGCCTTTATCGAAACATTGTGCTACTTTGAGTTTTAGTGTAATTGCCTGGCTCTCTCCCATCATAGTAGTAAAACAActtatgtttcttattgcttTATCTTGGTTTCTTATTGGCCACTGCCATAAATCACAATAGGACTAACATGGTGTGTTGTGCACACAATCCTTATTATGGCAGCATCAGATTAAATGTTTGTAATCCAATACAATTAATTACAGAAAACCTATTAACATCCAACCTGTAAAGCCACATATCAAAAAGTGCATCCGATTTTGGTTTAAACAAATAAGAAATGTACTGGATAAAAAAATATGGAACTCTTATCTTACTTTACTTTATAACACAAATGAAAATTAACTATTAGAAGTAGATTATTAATTAATGCCagaattcttttttttaatgaaataaatcCAAATAAAGTTATGTTGGAGAAAGCTCCTGAATTGATAAATATTCATGAGATGCACCTTTTTAGCTAAAATAAACCTTTTCCCTtacaaaataatacattttgttTCTGGAACACGACCTAGTATAAAAAGTGTTTTTATAACCAGGATAGAAGACCAAAACATCTCAAAATCTCTGATGTTGCATTCGTGAATACCTTTCAGGGTCTCATCTGGCATATGTGCATCTGCTGAGATTATTTTTGTCCAGACCCATCCATCACACTCCCCTACATTAATGAACTATCAAGCTCAGCGGACAGAAGCTGTGTATCAGGTATGTGCCTCTGTCATCGGGAACAAATTCAGAGATGGGATGTCTTGTGGCCTGGATCTTCACGTGAGGTTATCATGTTGATGGATGGGGTTATGGATTTAATGCAATATCTATGTTGGATGTGATCCACAGGCCGGAATTTTCTTTATTCAATGGGATGgggagacatgttttttattttatttgcctCAGTGCCATGATGGTTTGGTTTATGGATGGATGTAGTTTATGGGTGTtgagctgtgtgtgtggagggctGGGCATTTGGAAGAGTGCTGCACCATACTCATGCTGTCAGGGTGAAATACACAGCACTCTCTCTTGATTGCTGTGTACGGGGCTTCAGCCCTATTCATAAAAATGCAATTCCATGCAGCTCTGTGCCTGGcttgactaaataaactacGACACCCCAGAGAGGCAGATTTAAAGCGTAGTAGAGGCTCAATTACCTCACCCAGACGGTTTAGGACAAGCatgtatttgtgaaaatacactcAAGTAGGGCTGGTAGCCTATGCACTAACACAATTTTCCCCAGCATAATTTGACATCacaagaggtggaagaagtactcatattATTTACTTAAGTAACAGTAGCAATACTACAGTGTAAAAATACTAGTTTACAAGTACaattcctgcattcaaaattgtacttaagtaaaaaatatattagcACAAGAATATACTTTAATTAGCAAAAGTAAAAGGATGCGTTATGCAAAATTGCCATTTTGAGCACCAGATATTTTTAAATGATTGGTGCATTAATGTTGGGTAAAGTTGGGTttatttcaatcaatcaatcaatcaatcaatcaatcaatcaatcaatcaatcaatcaatcaatcaatcaatcaatcaatgtttaattatatagcccaatatcacaaatgttacatttgtctcagtggtcttcacagtttgtacagaatatcagtatgacaatacgacaccctctgtcctttgaccctcacatcgtacaaggaaaaacttccagagaaaaccttaaactttcacagtttaaaggggaaaatgggagaaacctcagggagagcaacagaggagggatccctctcccaggacggacagacgtgcaatagatgccgtgtgtaaatcgaaaagataatacatttacaacataggtagaccaaatgtttggaaatgcatgtgtctataataagaagatgaatccacgaggatgtcagcaatcttttgggagccatcagggaagtagtatggtgagagtctggcaggaccgcagagacaggttcagccacgactcgaagtccaggactcagatccagtactcaggatagaggatccaggacacacgaccacagcaacaggattagcctcgactcaggatcccggcgtataatggacacaaaaaagagatttggggg from Pseudochaenichthys georgianus chromosome 5, fPseGeo1.2, whole genome shotgun sequence harbors:
- the prdm2b gene encoding PR domain zinc finger protein 2, which encodes MACTGGAVESRDTIPAHVWKGLPDCLHLGPSTINPSRVGVWATRAIPKGKKFGPFVGEKKKRSQVTSNVYMWEVYFPARGWMCVDATDPMKGNWLRYVNWARSTEEQNLFPLEINRAIYYKVLRPIGPGEELLVWYTVEDNPEITAALEEERASSLIRNNSPKAKRARKKLLDTARQAGLGGDKKTKVTKPSVREMWDGGKSLKEEDERPSTLAPPHKPQATHPKASIDHKEVEDMSAVMTDRGHGEEEEEDADGYEGSGEVQQQTAQHSHVAVSMQNKPPGSLLTGVEESHNYSQGKLDSREPDPDLDLDPDLEGDLEGESYPCQHCERHFSTRQGLERHIHIHAISNQQSQMFKCRYCSKSFGSQVGRRRHERRHESGLKKKPGSLAGTASLLSPVMQTDGSSPDCTSPTSHYIAIGSQFTGVPLHNADMQRKEIGPYADRPFILDENGESKELHPCKYCNKAFGTHTNMRRHQRRIHERHLLPKGVRRKGMLLQEASVQKQQQPDESPSTSPPTVYVPSADTEDEVDRDDYAVDISKNISENLSFYIDGKIVSTSSVSSCEVIEVDSRSAALFGLDTVILSPDQISQALKVEGRTSAAKHVSNIGQPAAKRRTSTPPFVPSLKVESESATFTASSSSSSSSTSSSSNLLVSSLFQQAADSSAFQREKTVYLSPKLKQLLQTQDIQKSTLALITESHRLASPLSVTPLPGASGRFKRRTSSPPSSPQPSPACKTESCKPDMVSSFVLKVPKVESRCASPPGILLDKEDGDSLSLTENDMHGQTSSNSGGNSCNQQPLDLSNSVSRRRDSSTKVLGDSALDLSFHRKSNAELESKGSPAPQPPTKKRKPNTSMLEKVLMNEYLGLPLPGEEGPSAIPNLNCFPTRSPNVALETPHPSPPSLTPVTMNPSSPGNSSMTSPTPPPPLLPTIPSPPAMPSSPLSQPLDSPAARPLPVLSPKMSPRSAEDVSESEENLFAEENKEEEDNHISKPLDSPNTPLKDPLNSSSASSPPESTSVDLSTTEDVSLTCNSLLNNRINQNQDSEAEKSLPASPESTSPSSSPPPASQDPSPSLVSQALPQIKIKEPQHCTDELPVMNHAPQDEVNSSPHSPNKPSDKTSEAEKVDSAYCKTFVCNVCEEPFNSIKELSGHITEHAADWPFKCEFCVQLFEDAPALLAHRSALHGVGRICVCSVCSKEFAFLSNLEQHQKDLHPSETCSHTTVESGKLRPQNYTDPSRAKEESSPSTPAPETINESAPHSDADVAKEEPDINGNHAEEVAEDPNEELYTTIKIMASEGGKPKGPDVRLGINQHYPSYKPPPFPYHSRSHAGSVASATNFTTHNIPQTFSTAIRCTKCGNSFDNMPELHKHILACATASDKKRYTPKKNPIPLKQIVKSPNGVVSPSAAIAGQSPFRRMGQPKRLNFNQDNGKTKMSALSKKKNQLVQKAISQKNKAATTAKKAIVKVEEEQASNVCPHCSREFTYPASLNKHMAVSCPMKPVVKRGKKGLAEVKKEPVSAVDKNMNLRKKASDCEIPQAEPEPKPLGKTRARSSVAADPEPSQTSKAKPAAALGKLKRPASFPVPVSASKKTKKSQAQSLPPTPSDPDTPSEAAPQRPAMRMQRMGKEAAPKRLSEAKSPPQPKKEERFSLRTRVGGPVTRRQMVNTAPSAEVKAEESPIQEPKETQEVLMK